One region of Brachybacterium saurashtrense genomic DNA includes:
- a CDS encoding ribose-5-phosphate isomerase — MALRIIVGGDNAGYTHKEELKALLEADDRVASVADVGVGSADDGTYYPDVAVAAAEKVAAGEADRALLICGTGLGVAIAANKVSGIRAVTAHDLYSVQRSVLSNNAQVLCMGQRVIGLESAKELVKVWLDLEFDPASSSAAKVDAICAYDGSLEK, encoded by the coding sequence ATGGCACTGCGGATCATCGTCGGCGGAGACAACGCCGGCTACACCCACAAGGAAGAGCTCAAGGCCCTGCTCGAGGCCGACGACCGCGTCGCCTCGGTGGCCGATGTGGGCGTCGGCTCGGCGGACGACGGCACCTACTACCCCGACGTCGCCGTCGCCGCGGCGGAGAAGGTCGCCGCCGGGGAGGCGGACAGGGCGCTGCTGATCTGCGGCACCGGCCTGGGCGTCGCGATCGCGGCGAACAAGGTCTCCGGGATCCGCGCCGTCACCGCGCACGACCTCTACTCCGTGCAGCGCTCGGTGCTGTCCAACAACGCGCAGGTGCTGTGCATGGGCCAGCGCGTGATCGGCCTCGAATCCGCGAAGGAGCTGGTGAAGGTGTGGCTGGACCTCGAGTTCGATCCCGCCTCCAGCTCCGCCGCGAAGGTCGACGCGATCTGCGCCTACGACGGCTCGCTCGAGAAGTGA
- a CDS encoding SLC13 family permease: MDPLLLVAIAVGAIAILLLTVIKLKWPAFLALLFVAALTALAAGIPVQEVVPLMIEGMGGTLGNVALLVGLGAMLGGIIEKTGGAEVIALAAARTLGEKRLEQALLLSSGLVAIPIFFDVAYIILVPIIFAFAKAAGHRGPAMIGMPVAVFMVFIHNTVPPHPGVVGSTTLLGADLMGMVTLAGILLAIPMGFIVYVLGKRLTANIVDYSPETARKFALTGAAGVGAPTGGAGEAGGDGGLGAGASEGDSPSATRPPAALVIALILLPIVMIAIGTVGGMLTADDSAAAHVVSFVGAPATALLVATLAAMYLLGRMHGWGRQQISEVMDGALGPAAIVILVTGAGGVFAKVLTETGVGDALSGMLLDLGVPILLLAFLVALAFKVAQGSGTVATLSAAGIVQGTVTSGEFSSVQIVLIILAIGMGSLSLSHINDSGFWISTKFMGLSVIDGLKTWTVMCTVLGVLGMLLISLAWLVV, from the coding sequence ATGGACCCCCTGCTCCTCGTCGCCATCGCCGTCGGCGCGATCGCGATCCTCCTGCTCACCGTCATCAAGCTCAAGTGGCCGGCCTTCCTCGCCCTGCTGTTCGTGGCCGCGCTGACGGCCCTGGCCGCCGGCATCCCCGTCCAGGAGGTCGTCCCTCTCATGATCGAGGGCATGGGCGGCACCCTCGGCAACGTCGCCCTGCTCGTGGGCCTCGGCGCCATGCTGGGCGGCATCATCGAGAAGACCGGCGGCGCCGAGGTGATCGCCCTCGCCGCCGCCCGCACGCTCGGGGAGAAGCGCCTCGAGCAGGCGCTGCTGCTCTCCTCCGGCCTGGTGGCGATCCCGATCTTCTTCGACGTCGCCTACATCATCCTGGTGCCGATCATCTTCGCCTTCGCGAAGGCCGCCGGCCACCGCGGCCCGGCCATGATCGGCATGCCCGTGGCCGTGTTCATGGTGTTCATCCACAACACCGTGCCGCCGCACCCCGGCGTGGTCGGCTCCACCACCCTGCTGGGTGCGGACCTCATGGGCATGGTGACCCTCGCCGGCATCCTGCTCGCGATCCCGATGGGGTTCATCGTCTACGTGCTGGGCAAGCGCCTCACCGCGAACATCGTCGACTACTCGCCGGAGACGGCCCGGAAGTTCGCCCTCACCGGGGCGGCCGGCGTGGGCGCGCCCACCGGCGGCGCGGGCGAGGCGGGCGGCGACGGCGGCCTCGGGGCAGGCGCCTCCGAGGGCGATTCCCCGTCGGCCACGCGCCCGCCCGCGGCGCTGGTCATCGCCCTGATCCTGCTGCCCATCGTGATGATCGCGATCGGCACCGTCGGCGGGATGCTCACGGCCGACGACTCCGCGGCCGCGCACGTGGTCTCCTTCGTGGGCGCCCCGGCGACCGCGCTGCTGGTGGCCACGCTCGCGGCCATGTACCTGCTGGGCCGCATGCACGGCTGGGGACGCCAGCAGATCAGCGAGGTGATGGACGGCGCCCTGGGCCCGGCCGCGATCGTCATCCTGGTCACCGGCGCCGGCGGCGTGTTCGCGAAGGTGCTCACCGAGACCGGCGTGGGCGATGCGCTCTCCGGCATGCTGCTGGACCTGGGGGTGCCGATCCTGCTGCTCGCCTTCCTGGTGGCGCTGGCGTTCAAGGTGGCCCAGGGCTCCGGCACCGTGGCCACGCTCTCCGCCGCGGGCATCGTGCAGGGCACGGTGACCTCCGGGGAGTTCTCCTCCGTGCAGATCGTGCTGATCATCCTGGCGATCGGGATGGGATCGCTCTCGCTGTCCCACATCAACGACTCCGGGTTCTGGATCTCCACGAAGTTCATGGGGCTGTCGGTGATCGACGGGCTGAAGACCTGGACCGTCATGTGCACCGTGCTCGGCGTGCTCGGCATGCTGCTGATCAGCCTCGCCTGGCTGGTGGTCTGA
- a CDS encoding GntR family transcriptional regulator, which yields MAVRRQVLRAEVEELILQRLLEARWPPGARLSIDGMARDLEVSPTPVREAMVSLERSGLVEYVALRGYVVAPMLDPAQMTELLDARRVVEAAALGRAFEDVDALLVDLERAHAAHGDVIDRITAAGEVTYELIQEHFHADWSFHQTLFDHAGNRYLSTMVETVRAHTHRMRQTWVGGPPALDVDEAYAEHGKILEKVRRHHHDGALQALEEHLSAVLERSHAVAAEEAARGAEATGV from the coding sequence ATGGCCGTGCGACGTCAGGTGCTGCGCGCCGAGGTGGAGGAGCTGATCCTCCAGCGACTGCTCGAGGCCCGCTGGCCCCCCGGAGCCCGCCTCAGCATCGACGGCATGGCCCGTGACCTCGAGGTCTCTCCCACCCCGGTGCGCGAGGCGATGGTCTCCCTGGAGCGCTCCGGGCTGGTGGAGTACGTGGCCCTGCGCGGCTACGTGGTCGCCCCGATGCTCGACCCCGCGCAGATGACCGAGCTGCTGGACGCCCGTCGGGTGGTGGAGGCCGCGGCGCTGGGCCGTGCCTTCGAGGACGTCGACGCGCTGCTGGTGGACCTCGAGCGCGCGCACGCCGCGCACGGCGACGTGATCGACCGGATCACCGCGGCCGGCGAGGTCACTTACGAGCTGATCCAGGAGCACTTCCACGCCGACTGGTCCTTCCACCAGACCCTCTTCGACCACGCCGGCAACCGGTACCTCTCCACGATGGTGGAGACCGTGCGCGCCCACACCCACCGCATGCGTCAGACCTGGGTGGGCGGGCCGCCGGCTCTCGACGTGGACGAGGCCTATGCCGAGCACGGGAAGATCCTCGAGAAGGTGCGCCGCCACCACCACGACGGGGCGCTGCAGGCCCTTGAGGAGCATCTCAGCGCCGTGCTGGAGCGCTCCCACGCCGTCGCGGCCGAGGAGGCGGCGAGGGGCGCGGAGGCGACCGGCGTCTGA
- a CDS encoding nucleoside deaminase: MKTSTVLTDVDRRHLRRCVDLAAEAVEAGDEPFGSVLVDAHGAERFADRNRVKDGDNTRHPEFEIARWAAAHLTPEERAAATVYTSGEHCPMCAAAHAWVGLGRIVYASSTVQLGTWHADLGLAPGPVAPLPIPQVAPGVEVAGPDPDLAREIRALHVRAAQR, translated from the coding sequence ATGAAGACCAGCACTGTCCTCACCGACGTCGACCGCCGTCATCTGCGCCGTTGCGTGGATCTCGCCGCCGAGGCGGTCGAGGCGGGCGATGAGCCCTTCGGCTCGGTGCTCGTGGACGCACACGGCGCTGAGCGCTTCGCCGACCGCAACCGGGTGAAGGACGGCGACAACACGCGCCATCCCGAGTTCGAGATCGCGCGCTGGGCCGCCGCCCACCTCACGCCGGAGGAGCGAGCCGCCGCGACCGTGTACACCTCGGGCGAGCACTGCCCGATGTGCGCCGCCGCGCATGCCTGGGTGGGGCTGGGCCGGATCGTCTACGCCTCCAGCACCGTCCAGCTGGGGACCTGGCACGCTGACCTGGGCCTCGCCCCCGGGCCGGTCGCACCGCTGCCGATCCCGCAGGTCGCGCCGGGGGTGGAGGTGGCCGGGCCGGACCCGGACCTCGCGCGCGAGATCCGGGCCCTGCACGTGCGCGCCGCCCAGCGCTGA
- a CDS encoding FadR/GntR family transcriptional regulator, with amino-acid sequence MPAYSDRSSDALVASLSAVPAGTPVSGVAGKLLERLTDGTLEPGTRLPPERRLAESLGVGRSAVREALAALEILGIVDVRPGSGTYLRGSASELLPQTLSWGLMIGSRSTDQLMELRAGLESFTARLAAERVDGVRLERLRTTIETMREGLEDVEAFVAADSSFHALLGEAAGNPVVTDLLKVTRQLLRVYNDRAVHEGEDMRTALDEHSEILAALEARDGDRAASAMIAHMASARRRLLRDSGGPDADESAASQDSPAG; translated from the coding sequence ATGCCCGCCTACTCGGACCGCTCCTCGGACGCCCTCGTCGCGTCACTCTCGGCCGTGCCGGCGGGCACGCCCGTCTCCGGTGTGGCCGGGAAGCTGCTGGAGCGGCTCACCGACGGGACCCTCGAGCCCGGCACCCGCCTGCCCCCGGAGCGCCGGCTCGCGGAATCCCTCGGCGTGGGCCGCTCCGCGGTGCGCGAGGCCCTCGCCGCGCTCGAGATCCTGGGGATCGTGGACGTGCGCCCCGGCTCCGGCACCTACCTTCGCGGCAGCGCCAGCGAGCTGCTCCCCCAGACCCTCAGCTGGGGCCTGATGATCGGTTCCCGCAGCACGGACCAGCTGATGGAGCTGCGGGCGGGGCTGGAGAGCTTCACCGCGCGCCTGGCGGCCGAGCGGGTCGACGGGGTGCGCCTCGAGCGCCTCCGCACGACGATCGAGACCATGCGCGAGGGCCTCGAGGACGTGGAGGCGTTCGTCGCCGCGGACTCCTCCTTCCATGCCCTGCTGGGCGAGGCCGCCGGCAACCCGGTGGTCACGGACCTGCTGAAGGTCACCCGGCAGCTGCTGCGGGTGTACAACGACCGCGCCGTGCACGAGGGCGAGGACATGCGCACCGCCCTGGACGAGCACAGCGAGATCCTCGCCGCGCTCGAGGCGCGCGACGGCGACCGCGCCGCCTCCGCGATGATCGCCCACATGGCCTCGGCCCGTCGACGCCTCCTGCGCGACAGCGGCGGGCCGGACGCCGACGAGTCCGCCGCCTCGCAGGACTCCCCCGCCGGCTGA
- a CDS encoding triose-phosphate isomerase: MPTLWIGTSWKMTKTLVEGRAWAEGLRDHLVAEHGGAAPSGVQPFVIPSFTATTTVAGILGEDSPVLLGVQNAHWEDAGAWTGEVSVPQAKDAGAQVVEIGHSERREHFGETVETTRLKVAAALRHGLTPLLCIGESAEVKDAGGSSAFILEQAAGALEGLSPQELSRVVIAYEPIWAIGEKGRPATVEELIEPFAALGAEYSGRVAGLLYGGSVNLDNAAALLGIEHVTGLFVGRTAWRLEGYLELLRIAQAHATA; encoded by the coding sequence ATGCCCACCCTCTGGATCGGCACCAGCTGGAAGATGACCAAGACTCTCGTCGAGGGCCGCGCCTGGGCGGAGGGGCTGCGCGACCATCTCGTCGCGGAGCACGGCGGCGCTGCGCCCTCGGGGGTGCAGCCCTTCGTGATCCCGTCGTTCACCGCGACCACCACGGTGGCGGGGATCCTGGGCGAGGACTCCCCTGTGCTGCTGGGCGTGCAGAACGCCCACTGGGAGGACGCCGGCGCGTGGACCGGGGAGGTCTCCGTCCCGCAGGCGAAGGACGCGGGCGCGCAGGTCGTCGAGATCGGCCACTCGGAACGCCGCGAGCACTTCGGCGAGACGGTGGAGACCACGCGCCTCAAGGTCGCCGCGGCGCTGCGCCACGGCCTCACCCCGCTGCTGTGCATCGGGGAGAGCGCCGAGGTCAAGGACGCCGGCGGCTCCAGCGCGTTCATCCTCGAGCAGGCGGCAGGGGCCCTCGAGGGCCTCTCGCCGCAGGAGCTCTCCCGCGTGGTGATCGCCTACGAGCCGATCTGGGCGATCGGCGAGAAGGGCAGGCCCGCCACGGTGGAGGAGCTCATCGAGCCCTTCGCGGCTCTCGGCGCGGAGTACTCCGGCCGGGTGGCGGGGCTGCTGTACGGCGGCTCGGTGAACCTCGACAACGCCGCCGCCCTGCTCGGGATCGAGCACGTCACCGGGCTGTTCGTGGGCCGCACCGCCTGGCGGCTGGAGGGCTACCTCGAGTTGCTCCGGATCGCGCAGGCGCACGCCACGGCCTGA
- a CDS encoding prolyl oligopeptidase family serine peptidase, which translates to MRTTLPRRSLLTSGAVGAALGATALLPAAAHAAPADRSGRRQARFDLDAEVLDGGEQVVSLTVRSSALASVAPESLTAGTFAVHVRATSPLDGGLAYEQDRVVTGVHWSGSDAVLELEHGEGVAGGGTLLYTSGRNVQLDLEYTLTQLQPLSHRGNGAAVEFETFTQGDLVSPEVDAFSYHQVEDGLKYRLFSPSARRGTGRDKALVVWLHGGGEGGLLTGGNDYYDNETTLRANRGALGFATAEAQEIFGGAYVLAPQSTSAWMQDGDGFAPQIQAVIDEVVARERIDPDRIHVTGCSNGGYMTLKMVAEQPEQFTSQVPICGAVSGPGGTFHLSDETLSSLASTPTWLVAAANDTTIDAQQHTVRFHELIDGSILSLYPTVEWDGYEFPGHWSWIYVARNDPQEQGVHLWEWMAAQER; encoded by the coding sequence ATGCGCACCACCCTGCCTCGCCGTTCCCTCCTCACCTCGGGAGCGGTCGGTGCCGCCCTCGGCGCCACCGCGCTCCTGCCCGCCGCCGCCCACGCCGCCCCCGCCGACAGGAGCGGGCGCCGCCAGGCCCGCTTCGACCTCGACGCCGAGGTGCTCGACGGCGGCGAGCAGGTCGTCTCCCTCACCGTGCGCAGCAGCGCGCTGGCCTCCGTGGCGCCGGAGTCCCTCACCGCCGGCACCTTCGCGGTGCACGTCCGCGCCACCAGCCCCCTGGACGGCGGTCTCGCCTACGAGCAGGATCGCGTCGTCACCGGCGTGCACTGGTCGGGCTCCGACGCGGTGCTCGAGCTCGAGCACGGCGAGGGCGTCGCCGGCGGCGGCACGCTGCTGTACACCTCCGGGCGCAACGTGCAGTTGGACCTCGAGTACACCCTTACCCAGCTCCAGCCCCTCAGCCATCGCGGCAACGGTGCGGCGGTCGAGTTCGAGACCTTCACGCAGGGTGATCTCGTCTCCCCCGAGGTGGACGCCTTCTCGTACCACCAGGTCGAGGACGGGCTGAAGTACCGCCTGTTCAGCCCCTCGGCGCGACGCGGCACGGGACGCGACAAGGCGCTGGTCGTGTGGCTGCACGGAGGTGGCGAAGGAGGCCTGCTCACCGGCGGGAACGACTATTACGACAACGAGACCACGCTGCGGGCCAACCGCGGGGCCCTCGGCTTCGCGACCGCGGAGGCGCAGGAGATCTTCGGCGGCGCCTACGTGCTCGCACCGCAGTCCACCTCGGCCTGGATGCAGGACGGGGACGGCTTCGCGCCACAGATCCAGGCCGTCATCGACGAGGTGGTCGCACGGGAGCGGATCGACCCCGATCGCATCCATGTCACCGGCTGCTCGAACGGCGGGTACATGACGTTGAAGATGGTGGCCGAGCAGCCGGAGCAGTTCACCTCGCAGGTCCCGATCTGTGGCGCCGTCAGCGGCCCCGGCGGCACGTTCCACCTCAGCGACGAGACGCTGAGCTCGCTCGCCTCGACGCCCACCTGGCTGGTCGCCGCCGCGAACGACACCACGATCGATGCGCAGCAGCACACCGTGCGGTTCCACGAGCTGATCGACGGGTCGATCCTCAGCCTGTACCCGACCGTCGAATGGGACGGGTACGAGTTCCCGGGCCACTGGTCGTGGATCTACGTGGCGCGCAACGACCCGCAGGAGCAGGGCGTGCACCTGTGGGAGTGGATGGCCGCGCAGGAGCGCTGA
- a CDS encoding acyl-CoA dehydrogenase family protein, whose translation MTSTATRTPPPGTELLREEHQRLAAQVRDFADEVVAPASYTYDTERRLPMEIIAQMGEMGLFGLPIPREYDGQGRDYLSLCVAVEQLARVDQSIAVTLEAGLGLGAMPILTFGTEEQKRRHLPALARGEELAGFGLTEADAGSDAGGTRTTARLEDGQWVIDGTKQFITNSGTPITSLVTVTAVTGQKQRRDGSTTPELTSIIVPTDTPGFTALPGYDKVGWHTSDTHPLLLEDVRVPEENLLGERGTGFSNFLTILDQGRVAFAALGVGAAQGCLEQAVEYARTRVVFGRPLGENQHIAFTIARMEARVAAARALMHEAARRLDAGMDFSKEASLAKLVCSEAASANARDACQIWGGNGFLNENVVARHYRDSRVLEVGEGSTEVQLAIIAKHLGFPDALTR comes from the coding sequence ATGACCAGCACCGCCACCCGCACACCGCCGCCCGGCACCGAGCTGCTCCGCGAGGAGCACCAGCGCCTGGCCGCACAGGTGCGCGACTTCGCCGACGAGGTCGTGGCCCCCGCCAGCTACACCTACGACACCGAGCGGCGCCTGCCGATGGAGATCATCGCGCAGATGGGGGAGATGGGCCTGTTCGGCCTGCCGATCCCGCGCGAGTACGACGGCCAGGGTCGCGACTACCTCTCCCTCTGCGTGGCGGTGGAGCAGCTGGCCCGCGTGGACCAGTCCATCGCCGTCACCCTCGAGGCCGGCCTGGGCCTGGGCGCGATGCCGATCCTCACCTTCGGCACCGAGGAGCAGAAGCGCCGCCACCTGCCGGCCCTGGCCCGCGGCGAGGAGCTCGCCGGGTTCGGACTCACCGAGGCCGACGCCGGCTCCGACGCCGGCGGCACCCGCACCACCGCCCGCCTCGAGGACGGGCAGTGGGTGATCGACGGGACCAAGCAGTTCATCACCAACTCCGGCACCCCCATCACCTCCCTGGTCACCGTCACCGCCGTGACCGGGCAGAAGCAGCGCCGCGACGGCAGTACCACCCCGGAGCTCACCAGCATCATCGTCCCCACCGACACCCCCGGCTTCACCGCCCTGCCCGGCTACGACAAGGTGGGCTGGCACACCTCGGACACCCACCCGCTGCTGCTCGAGGACGTGCGCGTGCCCGAGGAGAACCTGCTGGGGGAGCGGGGCACGGGCTTCTCCAACTTCCTCACCATCCTCGACCAGGGCCGGGTGGCCTTCGCGGCGCTCGGAGTCGGCGCCGCCCAGGGCTGCCTCGAACAGGCCGTCGAGTACGCCAGGACCCGCGTCGTGTTCGGCCGGCCGCTCGGGGAGAACCAGCACATCGCCTTCACCATCGCCCGCATGGAGGCCCGCGTCGCCGCCGCCCGCGCCCTCATGCACGAGGCCGCCCGACGCCTCGACGCCGGCATGGACTTCAGCAAGGAGGCCTCGCTGGCGAAGCTGGTGTGCAGCGAGGCCGCGAGCGCCAACGCCCGCGACGCCTGCCAGATCTGGGGCGGCAACGGCTTCCTCAACGAGAACGTCGTGGCGCGCCACTACCGCGACTCCCGCGTGCTGGAGGTGGGGGAGGGCTCCACCGAGGTGCAGCTGGCGATCATCGCCAAGCACCTCGGCTTCCCGGACGCGCTGACCCGGTGA
- a CDS encoding dihydroxyacetone kinase family protein, translated as MTYLFNDASDFAAEAVAGLALSHPDHVAVVHGGVVRATETPAGQPALVIGGGSGHYPAFAGWVGPGMGHGAPCGNIFASPSASQVYSVARNAQNGGGVILGFGNYAGDVLHFGAAAEKLRAEGIDVRIIKVSDDIISNTPENHRDRRGIAGDLPVFKIAGAAIEAGADLDAAERIAWKANDATRSFGVAFDGPTLPGAEGALFHVPEGQMGVGLGIHGEPGVRDQPIGTADEIAAMLVEGVLAEQPERTDGGYQGRAAVLVNGLGTVKYEELFVVYRKVAELLEDAGITSVRPEVGELVTSLDMAGLSLTLVFLDEELEQHWLAPVDTPAFHRGAMPAVQRPRRTSFWEAGADETPESTEESRAVAAQVAEVLALFESVCAREEAELGRIDAIAGDGDHGQGMAYGSSGAAAAARAALEDGAGARTLLVRAGEAWSESAGGTSGALWGAALIAAGGVFDDRDGAGSRTVVDALDAGIDAIQRLGGAQVGDKTMIDAAVPFRQTLASTFTGENAAAAILEAAGAAREAADATASITATLGRSRVLGEKSVGTPDPGAISFSILMKELGQHLS; from the coding sequence ATGACGTACCTCTTCAACGACGCCTCGGACTTCGCCGCCGAGGCCGTCGCAGGGCTCGCCCTGTCCCATCCCGACCACGTCGCCGTGGTGCACGGCGGCGTGGTGCGCGCCACCGAGACCCCCGCGGGCCAGCCCGCCCTGGTGATCGGCGGCGGCTCCGGCCACTACCCCGCCTTCGCCGGCTGGGTGGGTCCGGGCATGGGCCACGGCGCGCCCTGCGGCAACATCTTCGCCTCGCCGTCGGCCTCCCAGGTCTACTCGGTGGCGCGCAACGCCCAGAACGGCGGCGGCGTGATCCTGGGCTTCGGCAACTACGCCGGGGACGTGCTCCACTTCGGCGCCGCGGCGGAGAAGCTGCGCGCCGAGGGGATCGACGTGCGGATCATCAAGGTCAGCGACGACATCATCTCCAACACCCCCGAGAACCACCGCGACCGCCGCGGCATCGCCGGCGACCTGCCGGTGTTCAAGATCGCCGGCGCCGCGATCGAGGCGGGCGCGGATCTCGACGCCGCCGAGCGCATCGCGTGGAAGGCGAACGACGCCACCCGCTCCTTCGGCGTCGCCTTCGACGGCCCCACCCTGCCCGGCGCGGAGGGCGCCCTGTTCCACGTTCCCGAGGGGCAGATGGGCGTGGGCCTGGGCATCCACGGCGAGCCCGGGGTGCGCGACCAGCCGATCGGCACGGCCGACGAGATCGCGGCCATGCTGGTCGAGGGCGTGCTCGCCGAGCAGCCCGAGCGCACGGACGGCGGCTACCAGGGCCGCGCCGCGGTGCTCGTGAACGGGCTGGGCACCGTGAAGTACGAGGAGCTGTTCGTGGTCTACCGCAAGGTGGCCGAGCTGCTCGAGGACGCGGGCATCACCTCCGTGCGTCCCGAGGTGGGCGAGCTCGTGACCAGCCTCGACATGGCCGGCCTCTCCCTCACCCTGGTGTTCCTCGACGAGGAGCTGGAGCAGCACTGGCTCGCCCCGGTGGACACCCCCGCCTTCCACCGCGGCGCGATGCCGGCCGTCCAGCGTCCGCGCCGCACCTCCTTCTGGGAGGCGGGGGCCGACGAGACCCCGGAGTCCACCGAGGAGTCCCGCGCCGTCGCCGCGCAGGTCGCAGAGGTGCTGGCACTGTTCGAGAGCGTCTGCGCCCGCGAGGAGGCCGAGCTGGGCCGGATCGATGCGATCGCGGGCGACGGCGACCACGGCCAGGGCATGGCCTACGGCTCCAGCGGGGCGGCCGCCGCGGCGCGTGCCGCCCTCGAGGACGGCGCCGGGGCCCGCACCCTGCTGGTCCGGGCCGGGGAGGCGTGGTCGGAATCGGCCGGCGGCACCTCCGGTGCGCTGTGGGGCGCGGCCCTCATCGCCGCCGGCGGCGTGTTCGACGACCGGGACGGGGCAGGCTCCCGCACCGTGGTGGACGCCCTGGACGCCGGCATCGACGCGATCCAGCGCCTGGGCGGCGCCCAGGTGGGCGACAAGACGATGATCGACGCGGCGGTGCCCTTCCGCCAGACGCTCGCGAGCACCTTCACCGGCGAGAACGCCGCCGCCGCGATCCTCGAGGCCGCCGGAGCCGCCCGCGAGGCGGCCGACGCCACCGCCTCGATCACGGCGACGCTGGGCCGCTCCCGCGTGCTCGGCGAGAAGTCCGTGGGCACCCCCGATCCCGGCGCGATCTCCTTCTCGATCCTCATGAAGGAGCTCGGGCAGCACCTGTCCTGA
- a CDS encoding sugar phosphate isomerase/epimerase family protein codes for MKIGIGTYALFWEFAERNPAPLGIAGMIDRAARLGCDVFQICDDPRIEELDLTALRDLRERAEILGLELELGTRTVGREHLSRYVDIAEALGARTLRSMIQSQEIAAGPAAAVAELRASLPRLEEAGVTLALETYEQVPTATLLAVVEELDSPHVGICLDPANCVSALEHPRDVVEACAPRTANLHVKDFAFARQEGWVGFTFSGAPLGEGLLDLDHELDAVYRGHRLPSARGGAPSAIVEHWLPWQGDLEATLARERAWTDRTLAALRDWRSTHLS; via the coding sequence ATGAAGATCGGCATCGGCACCTACGCCCTGTTCTGGGAGTTCGCCGAGCGCAATCCCGCACCCCTCGGCATCGCCGGGATGATCGACCGCGCCGCGCGCCTGGGCTGCGACGTGTTCCAGATCTGCGACGACCCGCGGATCGAGGAGCTGGACCTCACAGCCCTGCGCGACCTGCGCGAACGGGCCGAGATCCTCGGGCTCGAGCTGGAGCTCGGCACCCGCACCGTCGGCCGCGAGCACCTCAGCCGCTACGTCGACATCGCCGAGGCGCTCGGCGCCCGCACCCTGCGCTCGATGATCCAGAGCCAGGAGATCGCGGCCGGCCCCGCCGCGGCGGTCGCCGAGTTGCGCGCCTCGCTCCCCCGCCTCGAGGAGGCCGGCGTGACCCTCGCCCTCGAGACCTACGAGCAGGTCCCCACCGCCACCCTGCTCGCCGTCGTCGAGGAGCTCGACTCCCCGCACGTGGGCATCTGCCTCGACCCCGCCAACTGCGTCTCCGCCCTCGAGCACCCTCGCGACGTGGTGGAGGCCTGCGCGCCGCGCACCGCGAACCTGCACGTGAAGGACTTCGCCTTCGCGCGCCAGGAGGGCTGGGTGGGCTTCACGTTCTCCGGCGCCCCGCTCGGCGAGGGCCTGCTGGATCTCGACCACGAGCTCGACGCCGTGTACCGGGGCCACCGGCTCCCGTCGGCCCGAGGCGGCGCCCCGTCCGCCATCGTCGAGCACTGGCTGCCCTGGCAGGGCGACCTCGAGGCCACCCTCGCCCGCGAGCGCGCCTGGACCGACCGCACCCTCGCCGCGCTGCGCGACTGGCGCAGCACCCACCTGTCCTGA
- a CDS encoding phosphogluconate dehydrogenase C-terminal domain-containing protein has protein sequence MTSSKELNPLYGKSVELDPSISVAVVGAAGKMGTRVSNNLNLTDAPIHYVEASEAGRERLKELGREVSTLEDAASAADVVILAVPDVVLGTISEQVVPLMKDGSVLLTLDPAAAYAGLLAEREGVHQACAHPAHPSVFLERTTPEEWADTFGGIAAPQEVVAAYEGEDEQIRETVAKVVRAIYAPVIDVHWVTVKQLAQLEPTLVETTGCMIGQFLKDSMDHAIHEVGIPEKAVKALFYGHIFIALTNALRGSNPFSEACLRAMDYGRDSLIKPDWTKIWDDQELDTVLAQMLDLDTIER, from the coding sequence ATGACCAGCAGCAAGGAACTGAACCCCCTGTACGGCAAGTCCGTGGAGCTCGACCCGTCGATCTCGGTCGCCGTGGTCGGCGCGGCCGGGAAGATGGGCACCCGCGTCTCCAACAACCTGAACCTCACCGACGCCCCGATCCACTACGTCGAGGCCTCCGAGGCCGGCCGTGAGCGCCTGAAGGAGCTGGGCCGCGAGGTCAGCACCCTCGAGGACGCCGCCTCCGCGGCCGACGTGGTGATCCTCGCGGTGCCGGACGTGGTGCTCGGGACGATCTCCGAGCAGGTGGTGCCGCTGATGAAGGACGGCTCCGTGCTGCTCACCCTGGACCCGGCCGCCGCGTACGCGGGCCTGCTCGCCGAGCGCGAGGGCGTGCACCAGGCCTGCGCCCACCCGGCCCACCCGTCGGTGTTCCTCGAGCGCACCACCCCCGAGGAGTGGGCGGACACCTTCGGCGGCATCGCCGCCCCGCAGGAGGTCGTGGCCGCCTACGAGGGCGAGGACGAGCAGATCCGCGAGACGGTCGCGAAGGTGGTCCGCGCGATCTACGCCCCCGTCATCGACGTGCACTGGGTGACCGTCAAGCAGCTCGCCCAGCTCGAGCCCACCCTGGTGGAGACCACCGGCTGCATGATCGGCCAGTTCCTCAAGGACTCGATGGACCACGCGATCCACGAGGTGGGCATCCCGGAGAAGGCCGTGAAGGCCCTGTTCTACGGGCACATCTTCATCGCGCTCACCAATGCGCTGCGCGGCTCGAACCCGTTCTCCGAGGCGTGCCTGCGCGCCATGGACTACGGCCGCGACTCCCTCATCAAGCCCGACTGGACGAAGATCTGGGACGACCAGGAGCTCGACACCGTGCTCGCCCAGATGCTCGACCTCGACACCATCGAGCGCTGA